One region of Oryza glaberrima chromosome 7, OglaRS2, whole genome shotgun sequence genomic DNA includes:
- the LOC127778272 gene encoding uncharacterized protein LOC127778272 yields MPRTSVVESPGCPPLRALTTDILGLIKVVEARTKPAGVAKVVETWGAPDAPRAVLAASLADRAVDPVLAVARKNGVVELLNPLNGETLAGVNAAAGRAAPADSSAEEDPLATLHLFRRHALDSSMLGTFLACTEKGKAYVKSVAKENASSDMAVGPSSSWDVSNSGTVQFSSVDAGESYAMFGGKGIEVNLWDITSCSKIWSAKSPRGNSLQIFTAPWFTAGTFLCKDDHRKIVACTNNHQVRLYDTASQRRPVISVDFRESPIKAVAEDPNGHAVYIGTGRGDLASFDMRTGKLLGCFVGKCSGSIRSIVRHPELPLIASCGLDSYLRIWDTNTRQLLSAVFLKQHLTAVVIDSHFSTEELEETKSKQPDPVGAEVRKERKEKKNRTSEMDEDETRMLDHDDSDSEMHTSKRKKSGEKSKGMKKKSKKQQVA; encoded by the exons ATGCCGCGGACGAGCGTGGTCGAGAGCCCCGGCTGCCCGCCGCTCCGGGCCCTCACCACCGACATCCTCGGCCTCATCAAAG TCGTGGAGGCCCGCACGAAGCCGGCGGGCGTCGCCAAGGTCGTCGAGACGTGGGGCGCGCCCGACGCGccccgcgccgtcctcgccgcctcgctcgccgaccgcgccgtcgacccc GTTTTGGCCGTGGCGCGGAAGAACGGCGTG GTTGAGCTGCTGAATCCACTGAATGGGGAGACTCTCGCAGGCGTCAACGCTGCTGCTGGGCGGGCGGCACCGGCTGATAGTTCTGCAGAAGAGGACCCCTTAGCCACGCTGCATCTCTTCAGAAGACATGCGCTGGACTCATCCAT GTTAGGCACATTTCTTGCTTGTACAGAGAAGGGGAAAGCATATGTCAAGTCTGTCGCAAAGGAAAATGCATCCTCTGACATGGCTGTTGGGCCATCAAGCTCATGGGATGTGAGCAATTCGGGTACAGTGCAATTTTCTTCAGTGGATGCTGGTGAAAGCTACGCGATGTTCGGAGG GAAAGGAATAGAAGTCAATTTGTGGGATATCACATCTTGTAGTAAGATATGGTCTGCCAAGTCT CCTCGAGGCAACAGTCTTCAGATATTCACTGCACCTTGGTTCACTGCTGGAACTTTTTTGTGCAAGGATGACCATCGTAAAATTGTAGCCTGCACAAATAATCATCAG GTTCGCTTATATGACACTGCTTCCCAAAGAAGGCCTGTAATTTCAGTTGATTTTAGGGAGTCACCAATCAAGGCAGTTGCTGAGGACCCAAATGGACATGCTGTCTACATTGGTACAGGAAGAGGGGACCTTGCTTCCTTTGACATGAGAACAG GAAAACTACTTGGTTGCTTTGTTGGTAAATGCAGTGGAAGTATTAGATCTATAGTTAGACATCCAGAGCTACCTTTGATAGCATCTTGTG GACTGGACAGTTACTTACGCATCTGGGACACAAATACAAGGCAGCTGCTCTCTGCG GTCTTCCTCAAGCAGCACCTGACAGCTGTGGTTATTGATTCACATTTCTCCACTGAAG AACTTGAGGAGACTAAATCCAAGCAGCCAGATCCAGTTGGGGCAGAAGTTagaaaggaaagaaaggaaaagaagaacagAACGAGTGAAATGGATGAAGACGAAACTAGAATGCTCGACCATGATGACAGTGATTCTGAAATGCACAcctcaaagagaaaaaaatctgGTGAAAAAAGCAAaggaatgaaaaagaaaagcaagaaGCAGCAAGTCGCATAG